In bacterium (Candidatus Blackallbacteria) CG13_big_fil_rev_8_21_14_2_50_49_14, one DNA window encodes the following:
- a CDS encoding arsenic-transporting ATPase — MRIILYTGKGGVGKTTLSAATALKAAQMGYRTLIISTDPAHSLSDSFDLQLSDEPTSIRENLWGQEINVLKDIHKYWGELQASLSALLVTKGFDNVVADELAVMPGMEEVASLLHVHEKAQSGQFDLIILDCAPTGETIRLISMPDIIDWYIEKMFSISLKGAGIFEPVLKSALAIPGQAVFKAIQTLFGGVTALQAQLIDPAITSIRVVMNPEKMVLKEALRSFTYFSLFGYNVDLVLLNRIVEETGDSELLQSMRTVQAGYISQAKTSFTPVPMKQIPLFVGEIVGLENLEKIAKATFSAQEDPTQVYFQEKIQEVHKLEGGEYLLKRRFPPFEIERFDLRKKGDELILTIGNVRRSIILPQTLAMLEPVKAEFRNGELQVRFR, encoded by the coding sequence ATGCGAATTATTCTCTACACTGGCAAAGGCGGTGTAGGCAAAACCACCCTTTCTGCCGCAACAGCCTTAAAAGCGGCCCAAATGGGATACCGAACCCTGATTATCAGTACAGATCCTGCCCACAGCCTGTCCGACTCTTTTGACTTGCAACTCTCCGATGAACCCACTTCTATCCGTGAAAATTTATGGGGCCAGGAGATTAACGTTCTCAAAGATATTCACAAATATTGGGGGGAGCTTCAGGCCTCTTTAAGTGCACTCTTAGTCACCAAAGGCTTCGACAATGTTGTGGCCGATGAATTAGCGGTGATGCCTGGTATGGAAGAAGTGGCAAGCCTCTTACATGTGCATGAAAAAGCGCAATCTGGGCAGTTTGACCTGATTATTCTGGATTGCGCCCCCACGGGTGAAACCATCCGCTTGATCAGCATGCCCGATATCATTGACTGGTATATTGAGAAAATGTTTTCGATATCCCTGAAAGGCGCAGGCATTTTCGAGCCTGTGCTGAAATCAGCCTTGGCCATTCCAGGTCAGGCCGTATTTAAAGCCATTCAAACCCTTTTTGGCGGTGTAACCGCCTTACAAGCGCAATTGATCGATCCTGCAATTACCTCGATCCGAGTCGTGATGAACCCTGAAAAAATGGTCTTGAAAGAAGCCCTGCGCTCGTTTACTTATTTTTCATTGTTTGGCTACAATGTTGACTTGGTCTTACTCAACCGCATTGTTGAAGAAACAGGGGATTCTGAACTCTTACAGAGCATGCGCACGGTCCAGGCGGGGTATATCAGCCAGGCCAAAACATCATTTACGCCAGTGCCCATGAAACAAATCCCCCTCTTTGTGGGTGAGATTGTCGGGCTTGAAAACCTCGAAAAAATTGCAAAGGCGACTTTTTCAGCGCAAGAAGATCCCACCCAAGTCTATTTTCAGGAAAAGATCCAGGAAGTTCACAAACTGGAAGGTGGCGAATATCTTTTGAAAAGACGCTTTCCACCCTTTGAAATTGAACGGTTTGATTTGCGAAAAAAAGGGGATGAACTCATTCTCACGATCGGCAATGTCAGAAGATCGATTATTTTGCCTCAAACCCTGGCCATGCTTGAGCCTGTGAAGGCAGAATTTCGCAATGGAGAATTGCAGGTCAGGTTTCGCTGA